One Aegilops tauschii subsp. strangulata cultivar AL8/78 chromosome 7, Aet v6.0, whole genome shotgun sequence genomic window carries:
- the LOC109760866 gene encoding uncharacterized protein, with translation MSFLRALADSLSSLLFSPPAAPPMDAPAAAVVGERVAVKLRGYFELAKEEIDKAVRAEEWGLPDDAEAHYRNALRVMLEAKAARVPDAVSSSERGQVRVYQDKIAKWQTQVEERLRVLGRRSGAAAPVPKKVVTNNQVNRPERPASTSSRKSALQSSPTFNRGGQASSHQKNSVGGSKPVQRAGGKDDDKLVEMINTTIVDRSPSVRWDDVAGLDKAKQALMEMVILPTKRRDLFTGLRRPAKGLLLFGPPGNGKTMLAKAVASESEATFFNVSASSLTSKWVGEAEKLVRTLFMVAVERQPSVIFMDEIDSVMSTRLASENDASRRLKSEFLIQFDGVTSNPDDLVIVIGATNKPQELDDAVLRRLVKRIYVPLPDPNVRRLLLKNQLKGQAFKLSNHDLERLAVETEGYSGSDLRALCEEAAMMPIRELGPQNILTIKANQLRPLRYEDFRNAMTAIRPSLQKSKWDELEKWNDEFGAS, from the exons ATGAGCTTCCTCCGCGCGCTCGCGGACTCCCTCTCGTCGCTTCTATTCTCGCCTCCCGCGGCGCCGCCCATGGACGCGCCGGCGGCGGCCGTGGTGGGGGAGCGCGTGGCCGTGAAGCTGCGGGGCTACTTCGAGCTGGCCAAGGAGGAGATCGACAAGGCCGTGCGCGCCGAGGAGTGGGGCCTCCCCGACGACGCCGAGGCGCACTACCGCAACGCCCTCCGCGTCATGCTCGAGGCCAAGGCCGCCCGCGTCCCCGATGCCGTCTCCTCCAG CGAGAGGGGGCAGGTGAGGGTGTACCAGGACAAGATCGCCAAGTGGCAGACGCAGGTGGAGGAGCGGCTCAGGGTGCTCGGCCGGAGGAGCG GAGCGGCTGCACCAGTCCCCAAGAAG GTTGTTACAAACAATCAAGTAAATAGGCCTGAGAGACCAGCATCAACTAGCTCCCGTAAGTCAGCTTTGCAGTCTAGCCCCACCTTTAACAGAGGTGGTCAAGCATCCTCTCATCAGAAGAACAGCGTTGGTGGATCCAAGCCAGTGCAAAGAGCTGGTGGAAAGGATGATGACAAGCTTGTTGAAATGATAAATACAACAATCGTGGATAGAAGTCCATCTGTCAGATGGGATGATGTTG CTGGTCTGGACAAAGCAAAGCAAGCACTCATGGAAATGGTTATCTTACCTACTAAGCGAAGGGATTTATTCACTGGTCTTCGGAGGCCTGCGAAAG GGCTGCTTCTCTTTGGTCCTCCGGGGAATGGGAAAACAATGCTTGCCAAAGCTGTTGCTTCAGAATCTGAAGCAACATTTTTTAATGTTTCAGCTTCTTCGTTGACATCAAAGTGG GTAGGGGAAGCTGAAAAGCTTGTTCGGACACTTTTCATGGTTGCTGTCGAGAGGCAACCGTCTGTTATTTTCATGGATGAG ATCGACAGTGTAATGTCAACAAGGTTAGCTAGCGAGAATGATGCAAGCAGGCGACTGAAATCTGAATTCCTTATCCAGTTTGATGGGGTGACATCAAACCCAGATGATTTAGTAATTGTGATAG GAGCTACGAATAAACCACAAGAGTTGGATGACGCTGTTCTTCGAAGACTG GTAAAAAGAATATATGTGCCACTGCCTGATCCAAATGTACGGAGGTTACTTCTGAAAAATCAGCTCAAAGGACAAGCATTCAAATTGTCCA ATCATGATCTAGAGAGGCTTGCTGTGGAAACTGAAG GGTATTCTGGAAGTGACCTGAGAGCCTTGTGCGAGGAAGCTGCAATGATGCCGATCAGAGAGCTCGGTCCACAGAATATTCTCACCATTAAAGCAAACCAG CTGCGACCATTGAGGTATGAAGATTTCAGAAATGCGATGACCGCGATAAGGCCGAGCTTGCAGAAGAGCAAGTGGGACGAGCTGGAGAAATGGAACGATGAGTTTGGCGCAAGCTGA